From a single Ailuropoda melanoleuca isolate Jingjing chromosome 12, ASM200744v2, whole genome shotgun sequence genomic region:
- the GRAMD1A gene encoding protein Aster-A isoform X2 — protein sequence MVEKGSDSSSEKGGVPGTPSTQSLGGRNFIRNSKKMQSWYSMLSPTYKQRNEDFRKLFSKLPEAERLIVDYSCALQREILLQGRLYLSENWICFYSNIFRWETTISIQLKEVTCLKKEKTAKLIPNAIQICTESEKHFFTSFGARDRCFLLIFRLWQNALLEKTLSPRELWNLVHQCYGSELGLTSEDEDYVCPLQLNGLGSPKEVGDVIALSDITPSGAADNSQEPSPVGSRRGRITPNLSRASSDADHGAEEDKEEQTDSQPDASSSQTVTPVAEPPSTEPTPPEGPTSLGPLDLLRSEELLTDTSNSSSSTGEEADLAALLPDLSGRLLINSVFHVGAERLQQMLFSDSPFLQGFLKQCKFTDVTLSPWSGDKCHQRRVLTYTIPISNPLGPKSASVVETQTLFRRGPQAGGCVVDSEVLTQGIPYQDYFYTAHRYCILGLARNKARLRVSSEIRYRKQPWSLVKSLIEKNSWSGIEDYFHHLERELAKAEKLSLEEGGKDARGLLSGLRRRKRPLSWRGHGDGPQHPDTDPCTRAGMHTSGSLSSRFSEPSVDQGPGAGIPSALVLISVVLIVLIALNVLLFYRLWSLERTAHTFESWHSLALAKGQFPQTAAEWAEILALQKQFHSVEVHKWRQILRASVELLDEMKFSLEKLHRGITVSDPPFDSQPRPDDSFS from the exons ATGGTGGAGAAGGGGTCAGACAGCTCCTCAGAGAAGGGTGGGGTGCCCGGGACACCCAGCACCCAGAGCCTGGGCGGCCGGAACTTCATCCGCAATAGCAAG AAGATGCAGAGCTGGTACAGT ATGCTGAGCCCCACGTACAAACAGCGGAACGAGGACTTCCGGAAACTGTTCAGCAAACTCCCGGAGGCCGAACGCCTCATCGTGG ATTACTCCTGTGCGTTGCAGCGCGAGATCCTCCTCCAGGGCCGTCTCTACCTCTCCGAGAACTGGATCTGCTTCTACAGCAACATCTTCCGCTGGGAAACAACA ATTTCCATCCAGTTGAAGGAAGTGACGTgtctgaagaaggaaaagacagccAAGCTGATCCCCAACGCCATCCAGATCTGCACCGAGAGCGAGAAG caTTTCTTCACCTCCTTTGGGGCCCGGGACCGCtgcttcctcctcatcttccGCCTCTGGCAGAACGCGCTGCTTGAAAAG ACGCTGAGTCCCCGCGAACTCTGGAACTTGGTGCATCAGTGCTACGGCTCAGAGCTGGGCCTTACCAGTGAGGATGAAGACTATGTCTGCCCCTTGCAGCTGAACGGTCTGGG GAGCCCCAAGGAAGTGGGAGACGTGATCGCCCTGAGTGACATCACCCCCTCGGGGGCAGCTGATAACAGCCAGGAGCCGAGCCCGGTGGGCTCGCGCCGTGGCCGCATCACCCCCAACCTTTCTCGGGCCAGCAGCGATGCAGACCATGGG GcagaggaggacaaggaggagcAGACGGACAGCCAGCCAGACGCCTCCTCCAGCCAGACGGTGACCCCGGTGGCTGAACCCCCGAGCACTGAGCCGACCCCCCCTGAGGGGCCCACCTCCCTGGGCCCCTTGGACCTGCTGCGCAGTGAGGAACTGTTGACAGACACGAGTAACTCCTCCTCGTCCACAGGGGAGGAAG CTGACCTGGCCGCCCTGCTTCCCGACCTCTCCGGCCGGCTCCTCATCAACTCCGTCTTCCACGTGGGTGCCGAGCGGCTGCAGCAGATGCTCTTCTCAGACTCGCCCTTCCTGCAGGGCTTCCTGAAGCAGTGCAAGTTCACAG acgTGACCTTGAGTCCCTGGAGTGGCGACAAGTGCCACCAGCGCCGAGTGCTGACGTACACCATTCCCATCAGCAACCCACTGGGCCCCAAGAGCGCATCGGTGGTGGAAACACAG ACGCTGTTCCGGCGTGGCCCCCAGGCGGGCGGCTGTGTGGTGGACTCGGAGGTGCTGACCCAGGGCATCCCCTACCAGGACTACTTCTACACGGCCCACCGCTACTGCATCCTGGGCCTCGCCCGCAACAAGGCCCGGCTCCG GGTGTCCTCTGAGATCCGCTACCGGAAACAGCCCTGGAGCCTTGTGAAGTCGCTCATTGAGAAGAACTCCTGGAGCGGCATTGAAGATTACTTCCACCACCTGG AGCGAGAGCTTGCCAAAGCGGAGAAGCTGTCCCTGGAGGAAGGCGGGAAGGATGCCCGTGGACTGCTGTCCGGCCTGCGGAGGCGTAAGCGGCCCCTGAGCTGGAGGGGTCATGGCGATGGGCCCCAGCACCCGGACACGGACCCCTGCACCCGGGCTGGCATGCACACCTCAG GTTCCCTCAGCTCGCGCTTCTCGGAGCCATCCGTGGAccagggccctggggcaggcATCCCTAGCGCTCTGGTTCTCATCAGCGTGGT CCTCATTGTCCTCATCGCCCTCAATGTCCTCCTCTTTTACCGCCTCTGGTCCCTGGAGAGGACGGCCCATACCTTCGAGTCCTGGCACAGTCTGGCGCTGGCCAAGGG CCAGTTCCCCCAGACAGCCGCGGAGTGGGCAGAGATCCTCGCGCTGCAGAAGCAGTTCCACAGCGTCGAGGTGCACAAGTGGAGGCAGATCCTGCGGGCGTCCGTGGAGCTCCTAGACGAG ATGAAGTTCTCGCTGGAGAAGCTGCATCGAGGCATCACTGTCTCAGACCCTCCCTTCGACTCCCAGCCACGGCCCGACGACAGCTTCTCCTGA
- the GRAMD1A gene encoding protein Aster-A isoform X3: protein MVEKGSDSSSEKGGVPGTPSTQSLGGRNFIRNSKKMQSWYSMLSPTYKQRNEDFRKLFSKLPEAERLIVDYSCALQREILLQGRLYLSENWICFYSNIFRWETTISIQLKEVTCLKKEKTAKLIPNAIQICTESEKHFFTSFGARDRCFLLIFRLWQNALLEKTLSPRELWNLVHQCYGSELGLTSEDEDYVCPLQLNGLGSPKEVGDVIALSDITPSGAADNSQEPSPVGSRRGRITPNLSRASSDADHGAEEDKEEQTDSQPDASSSQTVTPVAEPPSTEPTPPEGPTSLGPLDLLRSEELLTDTSNSSSSTGEEADLAALLPDLSGRLLINSVFHVGAERLQQMLFSDSPFLQGFLKQCKFTDVTLSPWSGDKCHQRRVLTYTIPISNPLGPKSASVVETQTLFRRGPQAGGCVVDSEVLTQGIPYQDYFYTAHRYCILGLARNKARLRVSSEIRYRKQPWSLVKSLIEKNSWSGIEDYFHHLERELAKAEKLSLEEGGKDARGLLSGLRRRKRPLSWRGHGDGPQHPDTDPCTRAGMHTSGSLSSRFSEPSVDQGPGAGIPSALVLISVVLIVLIALNVLLFYRLWSLERTAHTFESWHSLALAKGPCPPTASSPRQPRSGQRSSRCRSSSTASRCTSGGRSCGRPWSS from the exons ATGGTGGAGAAGGGGTCAGACAGCTCCTCAGAGAAGGGTGGGGTGCCCGGGACACCCAGCACCCAGAGCCTGGGCGGCCGGAACTTCATCCGCAATAGCAAG AAGATGCAGAGCTGGTACAGT ATGCTGAGCCCCACGTACAAACAGCGGAACGAGGACTTCCGGAAACTGTTCAGCAAACTCCCGGAGGCCGAACGCCTCATCGTGG ATTACTCCTGTGCGTTGCAGCGCGAGATCCTCCTCCAGGGCCGTCTCTACCTCTCCGAGAACTGGATCTGCTTCTACAGCAACATCTTCCGCTGGGAAACAACA ATTTCCATCCAGTTGAAGGAAGTGACGTgtctgaagaaggaaaagacagccAAGCTGATCCCCAACGCCATCCAGATCTGCACCGAGAGCGAGAAG caTTTCTTCACCTCCTTTGGGGCCCGGGACCGCtgcttcctcctcatcttccGCCTCTGGCAGAACGCGCTGCTTGAAAAG ACGCTGAGTCCCCGCGAACTCTGGAACTTGGTGCATCAGTGCTACGGCTCAGAGCTGGGCCTTACCAGTGAGGATGAAGACTATGTCTGCCCCTTGCAGCTGAACGGTCTGGG GAGCCCCAAGGAAGTGGGAGACGTGATCGCCCTGAGTGACATCACCCCCTCGGGGGCAGCTGATAACAGCCAGGAGCCGAGCCCGGTGGGCTCGCGCCGTGGCCGCATCACCCCCAACCTTTCTCGGGCCAGCAGCGATGCAGACCATGGG GcagaggaggacaaggaggagcAGACGGACAGCCAGCCAGACGCCTCCTCCAGCCAGACGGTGACCCCGGTGGCTGAACCCCCGAGCACTGAGCCGACCCCCCCTGAGGGGCCCACCTCCCTGGGCCCCTTGGACCTGCTGCGCAGTGAGGAACTGTTGACAGACACGAGTAACTCCTCCTCGTCCACAGGGGAGGAAG CTGACCTGGCCGCCCTGCTTCCCGACCTCTCCGGCCGGCTCCTCATCAACTCCGTCTTCCACGTGGGTGCCGAGCGGCTGCAGCAGATGCTCTTCTCAGACTCGCCCTTCCTGCAGGGCTTCCTGAAGCAGTGCAAGTTCACAG acgTGACCTTGAGTCCCTGGAGTGGCGACAAGTGCCACCAGCGCCGAGTGCTGACGTACACCATTCCCATCAGCAACCCACTGGGCCCCAAGAGCGCATCGGTGGTGGAAACACAG ACGCTGTTCCGGCGTGGCCCCCAGGCGGGCGGCTGTGTGGTGGACTCGGAGGTGCTGACCCAGGGCATCCCCTACCAGGACTACTTCTACACGGCCCACCGCTACTGCATCCTGGGCCTCGCCCGCAACAAGGCCCGGCTCCG GGTGTCCTCTGAGATCCGCTACCGGAAACAGCCCTGGAGCCTTGTGAAGTCGCTCATTGAGAAGAACTCCTGGAGCGGCATTGAAGATTACTTCCACCACCTGG AGCGAGAGCTTGCCAAAGCGGAGAAGCTGTCCCTGGAGGAAGGCGGGAAGGATGCCCGTGGACTGCTGTCCGGCCTGCGGAGGCGTAAGCGGCCCCTGAGCTGGAGGGGTCATGGCGATGGGCCCCAGCACCCGGACACGGACCCCTGCACCCGGGCTGGCATGCACACCTCAG GTTCCCTCAGCTCGCGCTTCTCGGAGCCATCCGTGGAccagggccctggggcaggcATCCCTAGCGCTCTGGTTCTCATCAGCGTGGT CCTCATTGTCCTCATCGCCCTCAATGTCCTCCTCTTTTACCGCCTCTGGTCCCTGGAGAGGACGGCCCATACCTTCGAGTCCTGGCACAGTCTGGCGCTGGCCAAGGG GCCCTGCCCCCCCACAGCCAGTTCCCCCAGACAGCCGCGGAGTGGGCAGAGATCCTCGCGCTGCAGAAGCAGTTCCACAGCGTCGAGGTGCACAAGTGGAGGCAGATCCTGCGGGCGTCCGTGGAGCTCCTAG
- the GRAMD1A gene encoding protein Aster-A isoform X4, with translation MVEKGSDSSSEKGGVPGTPSTQSLGGRNFIRNSKKMQSWYSMLSPTYKQRNEDFRKLFSKLPEAERLIVDYSCALQREILLQGRLYLSENWICFYSNIFRWETTISIQLKEVTCLKKEKTAKLIPNAIQICTESEKHFFTSFGARDRCFLLIFRLWQNALLEKTLSPRELWNLVHQCYGSELGLTSEDEDYVCPLQLNGLGSPKEVGDVIALSDITPSGAADNSQEPSPVGSRRGRITPNLSRASSDADHGAEEDKEEQTDSQPDASSSQTVTPVAEPPSTEPTPPEGPTSLGPLDLLRSEELLTDTSNSSSSTGEEADLAALLPDLSGRLLINSVFHVGAERLQQMLFSDSPFLQGFLKQCKFTDVTLSPWSGDKCHQRRVLTYTIPISNPLGPKSASVVETQTLFRRGPQAGGCVVDSEVLTQGIPYQDYFYTAHRYCILGLARNKARLRVSSEIRYRKQPWSLVKSLIEKNSWSGIEDYFHHLERELAKAEKLSLEEGGKDARGLLSGLRRRKRPLSWRGHGDGPQHPDTDPCTRAGMHTSGSLSSRFSEPSVDQGPGAGIPSALVLISVVLIVLIALNVLLFYRLWSLERTAHTFESWHSLALAKGSPRQPRSGQRSSRCRSSSTASRCTSGGRSCGRPWSS, from the exons ATGGTGGAGAAGGGGTCAGACAGCTCCTCAGAGAAGGGTGGGGTGCCCGGGACACCCAGCACCCAGAGCCTGGGCGGCCGGAACTTCATCCGCAATAGCAAG AAGATGCAGAGCTGGTACAGT ATGCTGAGCCCCACGTACAAACAGCGGAACGAGGACTTCCGGAAACTGTTCAGCAAACTCCCGGAGGCCGAACGCCTCATCGTGG ATTACTCCTGTGCGTTGCAGCGCGAGATCCTCCTCCAGGGCCGTCTCTACCTCTCCGAGAACTGGATCTGCTTCTACAGCAACATCTTCCGCTGGGAAACAACA ATTTCCATCCAGTTGAAGGAAGTGACGTgtctgaagaaggaaaagacagccAAGCTGATCCCCAACGCCATCCAGATCTGCACCGAGAGCGAGAAG caTTTCTTCACCTCCTTTGGGGCCCGGGACCGCtgcttcctcctcatcttccGCCTCTGGCAGAACGCGCTGCTTGAAAAG ACGCTGAGTCCCCGCGAACTCTGGAACTTGGTGCATCAGTGCTACGGCTCAGAGCTGGGCCTTACCAGTGAGGATGAAGACTATGTCTGCCCCTTGCAGCTGAACGGTCTGGG GAGCCCCAAGGAAGTGGGAGACGTGATCGCCCTGAGTGACATCACCCCCTCGGGGGCAGCTGATAACAGCCAGGAGCCGAGCCCGGTGGGCTCGCGCCGTGGCCGCATCACCCCCAACCTTTCTCGGGCCAGCAGCGATGCAGACCATGGG GcagaggaggacaaggaggagcAGACGGACAGCCAGCCAGACGCCTCCTCCAGCCAGACGGTGACCCCGGTGGCTGAACCCCCGAGCACTGAGCCGACCCCCCCTGAGGGGCCCACCTCCCTGGGCCCCTTGGACCTGCTGCGCAGTGAGGAACTGTTGACAGACACGAGTAACTCCTCCTCGTCCACAGGGGAGGAAG CTGACCTGGCCGCCCTGCTTCCCGACCTCTCCGGCCGGCTCCTCATCAACTCCGTCTTCCACGTGGGTGCCGAGCGGCTGCAGCAGATGCTCTTCTCAGACTCGCCCTTCCTGCAGGGCTTCCTGAAGCAGTGCAAGTTCACAG acgTGACCTTGAGTCCCTGGAGTGGCGACAAGTGCCACCAGCGCCGAGTGCTGACGTACACCATTCCCATCAGCAACCCACTGGGCCCCAAGAGCGCATCGGTGGTGGAAACACAG ACGCTGTTCCGGCGTGGCCCCCAGGCGGGCGGCTGTGTGGTGGACTCGGAGGTGCTGACCCAGGGCATCCCCTACCAGGACTACTTCTACACGGCCCACCGCTACTGCATCCTGGGCCTCGCCCGCAACAAGGCCCGGCTCCG GGTGTCCTCTGAGATCCGCTACCGGAAACAGCCCTGGAGCCTTGTGAAGTCGCTCATTGAGAAGAACTCCTGGAGCGGCATTGAAGATTACTTCCACCACCTGG AGCGAGAGCTTGCCAAAGCGGAGAAGCTGTCCCTGGAGGAAGGCGGGAAGGATGCCCGTGGACTGCTGTCCGGCCTGCGGAGGCGTAAGCGGCCCCTGAGCTGGAGGGGTCATGGCGATGGGCCCCAGCACCCGGACACGGACCCCTGCACCCGGGCTGGCATGCACACCTCAG GTTCCCTCAGCTCGCGCTTCTCGGAGCCATCCGTGGAccagggccctggggcaggcATCCCTAGCGCTCTGGTTCTCATCAGCGTGGT CCTCATTGTCCTCATCGCCCTCAATGTCCTCCTCTTTTACCGCCTCTGGTCCCTGGAGAGGACGGCCCATACCTTCGAGTCCTGGCACAGTCTGGCGCTGGCCAAGGG TTCCCCCAGACAGCCGCGGAGTGGGCAGAGATCCTCGCGCTGCAGAAGCAGTTCCACAGCGTCGAGGTGCACAAGTGGAGGCAGATCCTGCGGGCGTCCGTGGAGCTCCTAG
- the SCN1B gene encoding sodium channel subunit beta-1 yields MGTPAPPEPAVPAVSSAWGGCVEVDSETEAVYGMTFKILCISCKRRSETTAETFTEWTFRQKGTEEFVKILRYENEVLQLEEDERFEGRVVWNGSRGTKDLQDLSIFITNVTYNHSGDYECHVYRLLFFENYEHNTSVVKKIHLEVVDKANRDMASIVSEIMMYVLIVVLTIWLVAEMVYCYKKIAAATEAAAQENASEYLAITSESKENCTGVQVAE; encoded by the exons ATGGGCACCCCCGCTCCACCTGAGCCTGCTGTCCCTGCAGTGTCCTCAGCCTGGGGGGGCTGTGTGGAGGTGGACTCAGAGACCGAGGCCGTGTACGGGATGACCTTCAAAATTCTGTGCATCTCCTGCAAGCGCCGCAGCGAGACCACCGCTGAGACCTTCACGGAGTGGACCTTCCGCCAGAAGGGGACGGAGGAGTTTGtcaag ATCCTGCGCTATGAGAACGAGGTGCTGCAGCTGGAGGAGGATGAGCGTTTCGAGGGCCGCGTGGTGTGGAACGGCAGCCGGGGCACCAAGGACCTGCAGGACCTGTCCATCTTCATCACCAACGTCACCTACAACCACTCCGGGGACTACGAGTGCCACGTCTACCGCCTGCTCTTCTTTGAGAACTACGAGCACAACACCAGCGTCGTCAAAAAGATCCACCTTGAGGTGGTGGACAAAG CCAACAGAGACATGGCGTCCATCGTGTCGGAGATCATGATGTATGTGCTCATCGTGGTGTTGACCATATGGCTCGTGGCAGAGATGGTTTACTGCTACAAGAAGATTGCCGCGGCCACGGAGGCCGCCGCACAAGAGAATGC CTCGGAATACCTGGCCATCACCTCAGAAAGCAAAGAGAACTGTACGGGTGTCCAGGTGGCCGAATAG